The Niastella koreensis GR20-10 genome includes a window with the following:
- a CDS encoding patatin-like phospholipase family protein, whose product MATDNPKAIRLGICMAGAVSAGAYTAGVVDYLIETLERWQQKKEQIQRKLNQGEALTEMEKLVPLHNVVIEVLSGASAGGMTAAVLAYSFNDGSYYTKKNNDIIARNYNIPDALDTPTKLYDVWVNMADDEKGSTFKKLMNTDDVMPLNNMKSLLNSAPIDRIAEKAIPRNIQFNPPKYVSEYVSVLLSITNLEGIPIDIRFSNIDSNNPTCNVLKMHSGFLHYQFKGQSLFIDYPAEIITEATKGHLAVAAKATGAFPFGLSNRKIVVNRMFFEDFKNRLKLHSNMNVNLKLPEDKNYVFNAVDGGAINNEPIGTTMRILDCKKKEYHPDDENYMILIDPFPTVTNAAKRDEYCEPKEYTLLEQAKKIVKAFRNQSMFKQEDLLNGLEMEHKRYLIYPIKRKFYFLACGLIEGFSGFFKKEFREHDYQLGRKNCQAFLRFYFGESLEKYRQITNYNITEEQFIKWRYNINYGKADVPELWRMPLIPDLLRLNSEDEIETPQYNGLTSTELATANKLIKKRIEKVVNASYPAIQKAGKSINIVVGWLLKFFSRYMRKKISSTLYDKSASYLSDTFYPQTLKQEDLLLFFIQKIQAKGRLYQKTKGVWARISAGGEQIVSWTSDGRETSNITSVGDYVLQNDTKIKEEYIVKPDKFQDRYIHEKENYYVPNQKARVYAIQLTAGNIAAFKLEGLQQLIDNPSNPIYIEAPWHESQALRLDDYLVIPLAKNEVYRIGQKEFVETYKIV is encoded by the coding sequence ATGGCTACTGATAACCCAAAGGCAATCAGACTCGGCATTTGTATGGCAGGCGCCGTTTCTGCAGGCGCTTACACCGCCGGTGTGGTTGACTATCTTATTGAAACACTTGAGCGCTGGCAGCAAAAGAAAGAGCAGATCCAACGAAAGCTCAATCAGGGAGAGGCATTAACAGAGATGGAAAAGCTGGTGCCCTTGCACAACGTGGTAATTGAAGTGCTAAGTGGCGCCTCCGCCGGAGGAATGACGGCAGCCGTATTGGCCTATTCATTTAATGATGGCTCTTACTACACTAAAAAGAACAACGATATAATTGCCAGGAATTACAACATCCCAGATGCATTGGATACGCCTACCAAACTATATGATGTATGGGTCAATATGGCTGATGATGAAAAGGGTTCAACTTTTAAAAAACTGATGAATACCGACGATGTGATGCCATTGAACAATATGAAGTCATTACTAAATTCTGCGCCCATAGACAGGATCGCCGAAAAAGCAATCCCTAGGAATATCCAGTTTAATCCACCAAAATACGTAAGCGAATATGTTAGTGTGCTGCTCTCAATAACGAACCTTGAAGGGATACCAATCGATATTCGTTTTTCCAACATTGATTCCAATAACCCTACGTGCAATGTACTGAAAATGCATAGCGGCTTCCTTCACTACCAGTTTAAAGGCCAATCGTTATTTATAGACTATCCTGCAGAAATAATAACAGAAGCCACAAAAGGTCATTTAGCTGTAGCAGCAAAGGCCACAGGGGCATTTCCATTTGGTTTGTCCAACAGAAAGATTGTAGTAAACAGGATGTTTTTTGAAGACTTCAAAAACAGGCTTAAGCTTCACTCTAACATGAACGTAAATCTGAAATTGCCGGAGGATAAAAATTATGTCTTCAATGCTGTAGACGGAGGTGCTATCAACAATGAACCCATCGGTACCACCATGCGGATACTGGATTGCAAAAAAAAAGAATACCATCCAGACGATGAAAACTATATGATCCTGATCGATCCGTTCCCTACTGTAACCAATGCCGCCAAACGGGACGAATACTGCGAACCTAAAGAATATACCTTGCTGGAGCAGGCAAAAAAGATCGTCAAAGCTTTTAGGAACCAATCGATGTTTAAGCAAGAAGACCTGCTTAATGGATTAGAGATGGAGCACAAGCGGTATTTAATTTATCCTATCAAACGAAAATTTTATTTTTTGGCATGTGGACTGATAGAAGGATTTTCAGGATTTTTTAAAAAGGAATTCAGGGAGCACGATTACCAGTTGGGAAGAAAGAATTGCCAAGCCTTTCTGCGGTTTTATTTTGGTGAGAGTCTCGAAAAATATAGACAGATCACGAATTATAATATTACAGAGGAACAATTTATAAAATGGCGATATAACATAAACTATGGAAAAGCAGATGTTCCCGAATTGTGGAGAATGCCACTGATTCCGGACCTTTTACGCCTGAATAGTGAAGACGAAATTGAAACGCCACAGTATAACGGACTTACCAGTACCGAACTTGCTACGGCAAATAAATTAATTAAGAAACGAATTGAAAAAGTGGTCAATGCCAGCTATCCTGCAATACAAAAGGCCGGAAAGAGCATCAATATCGTCGTAGGATGGTTATTAAAATTTTTTTCGCGCTACATGAGAAAAAAGATATCCTCTACTTTGTACGATAAAAGCGCCAGTTATCTCTCCGATACTTTTTATCCGCAAACATTAAAACAGGAAGATCTGTTACTGTTCTTTATTCAAAAAATTCAAGCCAAAGGCCGATTATATCAAAAAACAAAAGGAGTTTGGGCCAGGATTTCCGCTGGCGGCGAACAGATTGTATCCTGGACAAGTGATGGCAGGGAAACTTCGAATATTACCTCTGTGGGCGACTATGTTTTGCAAAATGATACCAAAATCAAAGAAGAGTATATAGTAAAACCCGACAAGTTTCAAGACAGGTATATTCATGAAAAAGAGAATTATTACGTTCCAAATCAAAAAGCAAGGGTATACGCCATTCAACTGACTGCAGGAAATATTGCTGCCTTTAAGCTGGAAGGCTTACAACAATTGATCGACAATCCCTCCAACCCTATCTACATCGAGGCTCCTTGGCATGAAAGTCAGGCGTTGCGACTGGACGACTATCTTGTAATCCCTCTTGCTAAAAACGAGGTTTACAGGATTGGACAAAAGGAGTTTGTTGAAACTTATAAGATAGTATAA
- a CDS encoding DUF4062 domain-containing protein, protein MNFTNMALGQNVFSMKLKKIKIYLSSTFGHLQKYRNAIIETIARDSFTPFFELIRAETAVQTSELVWDRIEADVTSCDYYLLLMGERYGSIYNNAVKNTNRISYTEHEYATANSFKKNIIIFKSDDPLLKGCIDTCGFPPVAAPHLSGLCG, encoded by the coding sequence ATGAATTTCACTAATATGGCACTAGGGCAAAACGTGTTTTCAATGAAGCTAAAAAAAATAAAAATATATCTATCGTCAACCTTTGGCCATTTACAAAAATATAGGAACGCCATTATTGAAACCATTGCCAGGGACTCGTTTACACCTTTTTTTGAGTTGATACGAGCCGAAACGGCAGTGCAAACCTCAGAATTGGTTTGGGACCGCATAGAAGCTGATGTAACCAGCTGCGACTATTACCTTTTGCTGATGGGGGAAAGATATGGATCGATATATAATAACGCTGTTAAAAATACAAACCGTATTTCCTATACCGAACATGAATATGCTACGGCTAATAGTTTTAAAAAGAATATAATAATTTTTAAAAGTGACGACCCACTTTTAAAAGGGTGTATTGATACCTGTGGTTTCCCTCCTGTAGCTGCCCCGCATCTATCTGGGCTATGTGGCTAA
- a CDS encoding S41 family peptidase — MARNSKGKLIVLIGKLTFSSAIMNAIELKRGTNAILVGEPTSGSVNHYGEVRAFRLPHTKIIIGYSTRVSLQLAP, encoded by the coding sequence ATTGCAAGGAACAGTAAAGGAAAATTGATCGTTCTAATTGGCAAGCTAACCTTCTCATCGGCTATAATGAATGCGATCGAACTTAAACGGGGCACCAATGCCATATTGGTAGGCGAACCAACCAGCGGCAGTGTGAATCACTATGGGGAAGTAAGGGCCTTCAGGTTACCTCATACTAAAATTATCATTGGCTATTCTACCAGGGTAAGCCTTCAACTAGCCCCATGA
- the tnpA gene encoding IS66 family insertion sequence element accessory protein TnpA has protein sequence MEQTEKKTRVSILSRDQYLQLFREYAKTPNQSVKEFCGKHGINRFVFYYYRSRYQSPMQTAKKAVTSSFIAITAPVQKETSPPLFAEAKGIKIYQPVTAEYLKTLVS, from the coding sequence ATGGAGCAAACAGAAAAAAAGACCAGGGTATCCATACTCAGCAGAGATCAATACCTTCAGTTGTTTAGGGAATATGCAAAAACACCTAATCAATCAGTGAAGGAGTTCTGCGGTAAGCATGGTATCAACAGATTTGTATTTTATTATTATCGAAGTCGTTACCAGTCTCCCATGCAAACTGCTAAAAAAGCAGTGACAAGCAGTTTTATCGCCATTACGGCGCCCGTACAAAAAGAAACATCACCACCATTGTTTGCAGAAGCGAAGGGTATCAAAATTTATCAGCCTGTAACGGCTGAATATCTTAAAACCCTTGTATCATGA
- the tnpB gene encoding IS66 family insertion sequence element accessory protein TnpB, with product MSAIALLTDHHCYFLYSRFINIQKSFDCLCGIVRNELGKTVNDKDIFIFFNKRCIHVKLLLQSKMVTQQRPQNTKGAHTGS from the coding sequence ATGAGCGCTATTGCATTACTAACTGATCATCACTGCTATTTTTTATATTCCCGTTTTATCAATATACAGAAGTCATTTGATTGCTTGTGTGGTATAGTCCGTAATGAACTGGGCAAGACTGTAAATGATAAGGATATCTTTATCTTCTTTAATAAGCGGTGTATCCATGTTAAACTATTACTGCAGAGCAAGATGGTTACTCAGCAACGCCCGCAAAATACAAAAGGAGCACATACGGGTAGTTAA
- a CDS encoding DUF5655 domain-containing protein has translation MILYINYTGKLKEVKEKPFKLEKDIQKLFEVNIFSIMGLELVKSEFTIKNKRIDTLAFDKQSGAFIIIEYKRDKNISVVDQGFTYLSLMLENKADFIVEYNESLKQNLKREDVDWSQTRVAFVSTGFTDNQIQATNFKEIAIELWEVKQFDNDTVIISPIKKSNAAESIKPLTQNKEALKTVSDEIKVYTEEDHTNRVSEDVQELYFKFKTAILNLSDGIEVQPKKDYIAFKKGKNITQISPF, from the coding sequence ATGATACTATACATCAACTATACAGGCAAACTCAAAGAAGTAAAAGAAAAACCCTTTAAGTTGGAGAAGGATATTCAAAAGCTGTTTGAAGTCAACATCTTTTCCATCATGGGTTTGGAACTGGTTAAAAGTGAGTTCACCATAAAAAACAAACGGATAGACACACTGGCTTTTGATAAGCAAAGCGGTGCATTTATAATTATTGAATACAAGAGAGATAAAAACATCAGCGTAGTTGACCAGGGCTTTACCTATTTAAGCCTGATGCTAGAAAACAAAGCCGACTTTATTGTAGAATACAATGAAAGCCTGAAACAAAATCTCAAAAGAGAAGATGTTGACTGGAGTCAAACAAGGGTAGCTTTTGTTTCTACCGGTTTTACCGATAACCAAATACAAGCAACTAATTTTAAAGAAATAGCCATTGAGTTGTGGGAAGTAAAGCAATTTGATAATGATACCGTCATTATCAGTCCAATCAAAAAATCAAATGCAGCCGAAAGTATAAAACCTTTAACGCAAAATAAAGAAGCACTCAAAACGGTTTCCGATGAAATAAAAGTGTACACCGAAGAAGACCACACAAACAGGGTTTCAGAAGATGTTCAGGAATTGTATTTCAAATTCAAAACCGCCATTCTTAACTTGAGCGATGGTATAGAGGTACAGCCCAAAAAAGATTACATCGCATTTAAAAAGGGCAAAAATATCACACAGATATCACCATTCTAA
- a CDS encoding restriction endonuclease subunit S, whose amino-acid sequence MKKKIKVMYNISSHINTDKIFIVKRSELEDRFDATFYKEGFDFLNFIRLSKIARVSGGKRLPEGYDFSNEPTNYRYLRVGDVNRDGTLNYGDFKYLPKDVYTILKRYEIFKNDLLIAIVGATVGKVALMNIETDENIILTENCAKITLKDKTVLPEYLFILLQSPLIQKQIQLNYIQTTLPKLGLDRVGSLYIPPIPSIKIQNEIVKVFSKAFNINKQKEAEAKAILESIDTYILKELGISLPEQNNTLQDRIFTAKFSEVVGGRLDPLFYNSDLSYFSSGVYESLAIGSLTISLKSGFGVGRQDQADEYDGIIQIRPTNIDEFGQLIFDRNIYVPRTLLDKVTPLEVGDVLFNNTNSQELVGKTALFAENKSMLYSNHITVIKVKKEKVLPEFLWMVLNSYQKHKVFYSLCTNWNNQSGIGLELLKSIKIPVPNIGTQKTIVNHVANIFNSANRLKEQAAEILFEAKQKVEQMLISK is encoded by the coding sequence TTGAAAAAGAAGATAAAGGTAATGTATAATATATCCTCACATATTAATACGGATAAGATTTTTATCGTCAAACGCTCAGAATTAGAAGACAGGTTTGATGCAACATTTTACAAGGAAGGTTTTGACTTTTTAAATTTTATTAGGCTTTCAAAGATTGCAAGAGTATCAGGCGGAAAACGATTGCCTGAAGGATATGACTTCTCAAATGAACCAACCAATTACCGTTATTTAAGAGTAGGTGATGTTAATAGGGATGGCACATTAAACTATGGCGACTTTAAGTACCTGCCAAAAGATGTGTACACTATTTTAAAGAGATATGAAATATTCAAAAATGATTTACTCATTGCAATAGTTGGAGCGACAGTCGGCAAAGTTGCATTAATGAACATTGAAACAGATGAAAATATTATCCTAACAGAAAACTGCGCTAAAATCACATTAAAAGACAAGACTGTTCTACCAGAATATCTATTTATTTTATTGCAAAGTCCATTAATTCAAAAGCAAATTCAACTTAACTATATTCAAACAACGTTACCTAAGCTGGGTTTAGATAGGGTTGGGTCTTTATACATTCCACCTATTCCATCAATTAAAATCCAAAATGAAATTGTCAAAGTATTTTCAAAAGCATTCAACATAAATAAGCAAAAAGAGGCCGAAGCAAAAGCCATTTTAGAAAGTATTGACACCTATATTTTAAAAGAGTTAGGCATTTCATTACCCGAGCAAAACAACACCTTACAGGATAGAATATTTACAGCAAAATTCAGTGAGGTGGTAGGTGGCAGATTAGATCCATTATTTTACAATTCAGATTTAAGTTACTTCTCCTCTGGTGTTTATGAAAGCCTTGCAATCGGGAGTTTAACAATTTCATTAAAGTCTGGCTTTGGAGTAGGAAGGCAAGACCAGGCAGATGAGTATGACGGCATTATACAAATTCGCCCTACCAATATTGATGAATTTGGACAGTTAATTTTTGATAGAAATATTTATGTACCTAGAACATTATTAGATAAGGTTACCCCCTTAGAAGTCGGGGATGTCCTTTTTAATAACACTAATAGTCAGGAGTTAGTAGGAAAAACAGCATTGTTTGCAGAAAATAAATCAATGCTATATTCAAACCATATTACTGTGATTAAAGTAAAGAAGGAAAAAGTGTTGCCTGAGTTTTTATGGATGGTACTTAATTCTTATCAAAAACACAAAGTCTTTTACTCACTTTGCACAAATTGGAATAATCAATCCGGAATAGGTCTTGAATTATTGAAATCAATTAAAATCCCTGTTCCAAATATTGGTACACAAAAAACAATTGTTAACCATGTCGCTAATATTTTCAACTCAGCGAACAGACTCAAAGAACAAGCTGCTGAAATACTTTTCGAGGCCAAACAAAAAGTAGAGCAAATGCTAATTAGCAAATAA
- a CDS encoding ISAon1 family transposase — MHLDDHPISCHQLARMFQMDGSQLQQQYKHHISDYKDWDQREHAKEWMLFEKNMGTHLSIDETALSNDELYTVVTNKSAKGQKGAIVAMIKGTQAEKVIEVLQRISKRSRQRVQEVTLDMAAGMHLIVKRCFPYANRVVDRFHVQQLASEAVQEIRIKHRWQAIDEENEQIALAKKQGATFVQQLLPNGDSPKQLLARSRYLLFKHKEHWTYSQKQRAELMFERYPAIKAAYDLSMKLTSIFNHCKCKEEAFKKLALWYNEVETAGIDSFRSVARSIETHYLTILNYFNNRSTNASAEAFNAKIKSFRASARGVRDINFFLFRLQKIYA; from the coding sequence ATGCATTTGGACGATCATCCGATTAGCTGTCATCAACTGGCCCGGATGTTCCAGATGGACGGCAGTCAACTTCAGCAACAATACAAGCATCACATCAGCGATTACAAAGATTGGGACCAGCGGGAGCATGCCAAAGAATGGATGCTTTTTGAAAAGAACATGGGTACTCACTTAAGTATCGATGAAACCGCCTTGTCCAATGATGAACTCTATACAGTTGTTACCAACAAGTCAGCCAAAGGCCAAAAGGGAGCCATTGTAGCGATGATCAAAGGCACTCAGGCCGAAAAGGTTATCGAGGTGTTACAGCGTATCAGTAAGCGATCGAGACAAAGGGTACAGGAAGTAACCCTGGATATGGCAGCGGGCATGCACCTGATCGTCAAGCGCTGTTTCCCTTATGCCAATCGTGTGGTAGACCGCTTCCATGTGCAGCAACTGGCCTCAGAAGCCGTGCAGGAAATACGTATCAAACACCGTTGGCAGGCTATTGATGAGGAAAATGAACAAATTGCCCTGGCCAAAAAGCAAGGAGCTACCTTTGTCCAACAGCTATTACCCAATGGAGACTCGCCCAAACAATTACTGGCGCGCAGCCGCTACCTGCTATTCAAGCATAAAGAACATTGGACCTATTCTCAAAAACAACGGGCTGAACTGATGTTTGAGCGCTATCCGGCAATAAAGGCAGCCTATGATCTATCAATGAAACTCACTAGTATTTTTAATCATTGTAAGTGTAAAGAAGAGGCATTTAAAAAGCTGGCCTTATGGTATAATGAAGTAGAAACTGCTGGTATCGATTCTTTCAGATCTGTTGCCAGATCAATAGAAACTCACTATCTGACCATTCTCAACTACTTTAACAACAGAAGCACCAACGCTTCGGCTGAAGCCTTTAATGCAAAAATCAAATCTTTCAGGGCATCTGCAAGAGGCGTAAGGGATATTAATTTCTTCTTATTCAGATTACAGAAAATCTATGCTTGA
- a CDS encoding site-specific integrase → MSTLKIVLRRKPNKDGSFPLCLRVTKDRKTSFIHLGYSLQESEWDAQAQRVKRSHPNSVRLNNFLAKKLTEATDTALELESHKKYTTSKAVVQKINPKVSNSFMAQAKIHLSNLEKTKNFNRWTNESSLFKNFKKFLPGGDIGFEGITSTLLKQFAAHLKFTGNNVSETHIMNHMVVIRLVYNQAIDAGLVDEKFYPFGRRKFKVKFPETTKIGLTASEVKTLEDANFADPRLHHSRNLFLFSFYFAGMRISDVFRLRWSDFKDGRLYYVMGKNGKAGSLKVPAKATAIMEQYSRPNPKHDLVFPDIEGVEDYNDEWEVKKKIKSSNRRLNERLDSVRAGIKLTKKLDPHIARHTFGNISGDKISLKTLKQLYRHFHLSTTANYQQNFTHDEMDNALDAVLEEVAVALAA, encoded by the coding sequence ATGTCTACACTCAAAATCGTTCTGCGTCGCAAACCCAACAAAGACGGCAGTTTTCCCCTTTGCTTGCGAGTAACAAAAGATAGGAAAACCAGCTTTATTCATCTTGGTTATTCACTTCAGGAAAGCGAATGGGATGCCCAAGCTCAACGGGTCAAAAGGTCACATCCCAATTCAGTGCGCCTAAATAACTTTCTGGCTAAGAAACTGACGGAAGCGACTGATACGGCTTTAGAATTGGAAAGCCACAAAAAATACACGACCTCCAAAGCCGTCGTGCAAAAGATAAATCCCAAGGTTTCCAACTCCTTCATGGCTCAGGCGAAAATTCACCTGAGCAATCTTGAAAAAACTAAGAACTTCAATCGTTGGACAAACGAAAGCTCCCTATTCAAGAATTTCAAGAAATTTTTACCTGGTGGCGATATTGGTTTTGAGGGAATAACTTCTACGCTTTTGAAACAATTTGCCGCACATTTGAAGTTTACTGGAAATAATGTTTCCGAAACTCATATCATGAATCACATGGTTGTCATTCGTCTTGTTTATAATCAGGCGATAGATGCAGGATTGGTTGATGAAAAATTTTACCCCTTTGGTCGCAGGAAATTTAAAGTGAAATTTCCCGAAACGACTAAAATCGGTTTGACGGCATCCGAAGTAAAAACACTAGAGGATGCTAATTTTGCTGATCCTAGATTACATCATTCTCGTAATCTGTTTCTTTTCTCATTTTATTTTGCTGGGATGCGGATTTCAGATGTCTTCCGTTTACGCTGGTCAGATTTTAAAGATGGGCGTTTATACTATGTGATGGGTAAAAATGGTAAAGCTGGGTCTTTAAAAGTGCCAGCAAAGGCAACGGCTATCATGGAGCAATACAGTCGCCCCAATCCGAAACATGATCTTGTTTTTCCAGATATCGAAGGTGTAGAAGATTATAACGACGAATGGGAAGTGAAAAAAAAGATTAAATCCAGCAACAGACGTCTAAATGAACGATTGGATTCTGTACGTGCTGGCATCAAGCTAACCAAAAAACTCGATCCCCATATTGCCCGTCATACATTTGGCAATATTTCCGGCGATAAGATTTCACTGAAAACGTTGAAACAACTTTATCGTCACTTTCATTTAAGTACGACGGCCAATTATCAACAGAACTTCACCCACGACGAAATGGACAATGCCCTCGATGCTGTATTGGAAGAAGTAGCCGTAGCATTAGCCGCTTAA
- a CDS encoding type II toxin-antitoxin system RelE/ParE family toxin, translating to MIASIQHKGLKRLWEHNDATKLPPDHVNKIRNILTMLDAAEDIADMNFPGSGLHPLKGKLAGHWAVAVNGNWRITFKFKDGNAYLVNYLDYH from the coding sequence ATGATCGCTAGTATTCAGCACAAAGGACTTAAACGCCTTTGGGAACACAACGATGCTACCAAATTGCCGCCCGATCACGTTAATAAAATAAGGAATATTCTAACAATGCTTGACGCTGCTGAAGATATAGCGGATATGAATTTTCCAGGCTCCGGCCTTCATCCCCTTAAAGGTAAATTGGCTGGTCATTGGGCCGTAGCGGTTAACGGTAATTGGCGAATTACCTTTAAGTTTAAAGATGGGAATGCTTATTTGGTTAACTATTTAGATTATCATTAA
- a CDS encoding HigA family addiction module antitoxin, with product MLKRGMPPIHPGQILKEMYLEPLGLSQGDAAANLGITRKTLSQLINEHQGISAEMALRLAKAFNTTPELWMNMQWTFDLWNAGKKVQLTKIKVFRGVVKSHTTKTTTIEVKSAKKVAKKKSTISHA from the coding sequence ATGTTGAAAAGAGGTATGCCACCAATACACCCAGGCCAGATTTTAAAAGAAATGTATTTAGAGCCTCTTGGTCTAAGTCAAGGGGATGCCGCGGCTAATTTGGGTATTACACGCAAAACATTATCTCAACTCATTAATGAACATCAGGGTATAAGCGCGGAAATGGCTTTGCGTTTAGCGAAAGCATTTAATACAACGCCTGAATTATGGATGAATATGCAGTGGACTTTTGATCTCTGGAATGCAGGAAAAAAAGTGCAACTTACCAAGATAAAAGTCTTTCGTGGTGTTGTAAAATCTCATACAACGAAAACCACAACTATCGAAGTTAAATCAGCAAAGAAAGTTGCAAAGAAAAAGAGCACAATTAGTCATGCCTAG
- a CDS encoding relaxase/mobilization nuclease domain-containing protein, whose protein sequence is MVVRGNSRGNGAQLADYLMLQADNDNVRVFDIRGTSQPDNLKASLLEMSLTSELTRSQKGLYHAQINPAYGEDKKMQPEDWSKAADIMEKELKLNGQKRVIVFHEKKGRLHAHVVWERYDHEKGKMVSDSYSRLAQDRARKTMEKEFEQKPTPIRNKRQPEIQRTLTEVWQKTKTGAEFVKEAFQKGYVVAKGQLRRPFMVVDDTGRSFDLIRQLKGTKTKEVRERLQRETLPTEKEAILQVRERQTAKTVDPWSHVREREAQMATLVEQKKQELQQEIIETERERLVRQLKEQLERNRQQNKEKGFER, encoded by the coding sequence ATGGTAGTCAGGGGTAATTCCCGTGGTAATGGGGCACAGCTTGCCGATTACCTGATGCTTCAGGCGGATAACGATAACGTTCGCGTTTTTGATATTCGTGGGACGTCTCAGCCTGACAACTTAAAAGCATCGTTGCTGGAAATGTCGCTGACTTCGGAGCTTACCCGCAGTCAAAAAGGCTTGTACCACGCCCAGATAAATCCTGCCTATGGCGAGGATAAAAAAATGCAGCCAGAAGATTGGTCGAAAGCGGCTGACATCATGGAGAAGGAATTAAAGCTGAATGGCCAAAAGCGCGTCATTGTTTTTCATGAAAAGAAAGGCCGATTACACGCCCATGTCGTATGGGAACGATACGACCATGAAAAAGGAAAGATGGTTTCCGATAGCTATTCCCGGCTTGCCCAGGATCGAGCGCGTAAAACGATGGAAAAAGAGTTTGAACAGAAACCGACACCAATCCGGAATAAAAGGCAACCGGAAATCCAACGAACGCTTACTGAAGTTTGGCAAAAGACAAAGACTGGGGCAGAGTTTGTGAAAGAAGCGTTTCAGAAAGGCTATGTTGTAGCAAAAGGTCAGCTTCGTCGTCCGTTTATGGTGGTGGATGACACGGGCCGAAGTTTTGATTTGATCCGCCAACTAAAAGGAACGAAAACAAAAGAAGTAAGAGAACGTTTGCAACGCGAAACCTTGCCGACAGAAAAAGAAGCCATTTTGCAAGTGAGAGAAAGGCAAACCGCTAAAACTGTTGATCCCTGGTCACATGTGAGAGAAAGAGAAGCGCAGATGGCCACGCTTGTCGAACAGAAAAAACAGGAGTTGCAACAGGAAATCATCGAAACAGAAAGAGAGCGGTTAGTTCGGCAACTCAAAGAACAGTTGGAACGTAACCGCCAACAAAATAAAGAAAAAGGATTTGAACGCTAA
- a CDS encoding plasmid mobilization protein, giving the protein MPRPRKHHTDRRTKRVELRLTEAEEAALVRQAADDGLSVSDFIRKAALGKKPVVRKATPERAAFIKGLAELGKIGSNVNQIAKALNTDLAAHQQISVPSELMTATLYALQTLSKNLLKHLTNGSQG; this is encoded by the coding sequence ATGCCCAGGCCACGAAAACATCATACAGACCGCCGCACGAAACGCGTGGAGCTTCGGCTAACAGAAGCCGAAGAAGCTGCCCTTGTCAGGCAGGCGGCGGATGATGGGCTTTCGGTCAGTGACTTTATCCGAAAGGCGGCTTTGGGCAAAAAACCAGTCGTGCGCAAAGCAACGCCAGAACGCGCAGCCTTCATTAAAGGGTTGGCAGAATTAGGCAAGATCGGCAGCAATGTCAATCAGATTGCCAAAGCGCTGAACACCGACCTTGCGGCCCATCAACAGATAAGCGTTCCTAGTGAGTTGATGACGGCCACCCTTTATGCGTTGCAAACATTATCCAAGAACCTTCTAAAACATCTTACCAATGGTAGTCAGGGGTAA